CGGGAAATTGTTAGGCTCGTGGTTTCGCCCACCCGTGAGGGAACAAGCTCGGGGTAGGGCGATGCTTTGTATTCCCAGTACCGACGAGGAGCACCTGTGACCCAGACCAGCGAAAACGTCACCTGGCTCACGCAGGAGGCGTACAACCAGCTCAAGGCCGAGCTGGATTACCTGTCTGGTCCCGCGCGCACGGAGATCTCCGTAAAGATCGCGGCGGCCCGTGAGGAGGGCGACCTCCGCGAGAACGGCGGGTACCACGCGGCCAAGGAGGAGCAGGGCAAGATGGAGCTCCGGGTGCGCCAGCTCACCCAGCTCCTGGAGCACGCGAAGGTCGGCGAGGCGCCGGCCGACGACGGTGTGGTCGAGCCCGGCATGGTCGTGACGATCGCCTTCGACGGTGACCCGGACGACACCGTGACCTTCCTGCTCGCCTCCCGCGAGTACGCGAGCACGGAGATCGAGACGTACTCGCCGCAGTCGCCGCTCGGCAGGGGCGTCAACGGCAAGCGCACGGGCGACGACGCCGAGTACGAGCTGCCCAACGGCAAGAAGGCCGCGGTGAAGATCCTCTCGGCCAAGCCCTACACCGGCTGAGCCCCACACCGGCTGAGCCGCCCGCGACGCGAAGGCCCCGGCCGCCGGACTCCCGAGGAATCCGGCGGCCGGGGCCTTCGCGTGCGGGACAACCCTCGGTACGGGCGGTCAGCTGGCCGCCCGGCGGTACTTACGGACCGAGAGGGTCCGGAACACCACGATGATCACGGCGGACCAGATCAGCGACGCCCACACCGGGTGCTGCATCGGCCAGGCGTCGGACGGGGAGACGCCCGGGTTCCCGAACAGCTTGCGGCACGCCTGGACGGTCGCGCTGAACGGGTTCCAGTCGGCGATCGGCTGGAGCCACGACGCCATCTGGCTGGAGTCGACGAACGCGTTCGAGATGAACGTGACCGGGAAGAGCCAGATCAGTCCTCCCGAAGTGGCGGCCTCCGGGGTCCGGACGGAGAGGCCGATCAGCGCGCCGATCCACGAGAAGGCGTACCCGAGCAACAGGAGCAGCCCGAACGCCCCGATGGCCTTCGGTACTCCGTTGTGGATGCGCCAGCCGACCAGGAGGGCGACGACCACCAGCACCAGCACGGTGAGGGTGGTCTGTACGAGGTCGGCGATGGTCCGTCCGGTGAGCACCGCTCCCCGCGCCATGGGCAGGGAGCGGAAGCGGTCGATGAGGCCCTTGTGCATGTCGTCCGCGATGCCCGCCCCGGCGCCCGCCGTGGCGAAGGTGACGGTCTGGGCGAAGATGCCGGCCATCAGGAAGTTGCGGTAGACCTCCGGGGAGGTCGAGCCGCCGACGTTCATCGAGCCGCCGAAGACGTAGCTGAACAGCACCACGAACATGATCGGCTGGATGAGCCCGAAGAGGACCACCTCGGGGATGCGGGTCATCCGGATCAGGTTGCGTTTGGCGATCACGAGGGAATCGCCGACGGACTGGACGATGCCGCCGGACGGGCGGGGGGCCAGGGTCGTGCGGACCTCTTCCGGGCGGGTGGTCACCGTGCGTCCTCCTTCGCGTCCCCGGTCGCCGACGAGCCACCGCCGCCGCCACCGCTTCTGCCGCTGCCGTCTCTCCCGCCACCGCCGCCGCTGCCGTCCTCGCCGTTCCCGCCGTTCTCGGCAGCGGTCTCGGCCGCATGCCCGGTGAGCGAGATGAAGACGTCGTCCAGGGTGGGGCGGCGCAGTCCGATGTCGTCGATCTCCACGTCCCGGCCGTCCAGGTCGCGGATCACCTCCGCGAGGAGTTTGGCGCCGCCGGTGACCGGGACGGTCAGTTTGCGCATGTGCCGGACGACGGAGACCTCACCCCCGCCGTACCGGGCGAGTGCGTCGCGGGCCGGTTCGATCTCCTCCGGGCGGTGCACGACGACCTCGACGCGTTCGCCGCCCGTACGGGCCTTGAGCTGGTCGGACGTACCGCGTGCGATGACCCTGCCGTGGTCGATGACGCAGATGTCGTGGGCGAGGTGGTCGGCTTCTTCGAGGTACTGCGTGGTCAGCAGCAGAGTCGTTCCGCCACCGACCAGTTCCTCGATGACCTCCCAGAGCTGCTGGCGGTTGCGGGGGTCGAGCCCGGTGGTGGGCTCGTCCATGAACATGACCGGCGGCCGGACCACGAGCGCCGCCGCGAGGTCGAGCCGCCGCCGCATGCCGCCGGAGTAGGTCTTGGTGGTCCGGTCGGCCGCGTCGGTGAGGTGGAACCGCTCCAGCAGCTCCGTAGCCCGGCTCTTGGCCTCGCGGGCGCGCATCTGGTAGAGCCGGGCGACCATCTGGAGGTTCTCCCGGCCGGTCAGGTACTCGTCGACCGCGGCGAACTGTCCGGACAGCCCGATGGAGCGGCGTACCTCGTTGGGCTTGGCCAGTACGTCGATGCCCGCGACCTCCGCCCGCCCGCTGTCGGGCCGCAGCAGGGTGGTGAGGACACGCACCGCGGTCGTCTTGCCGGCGCCGTTGGGTCCGAGGAGGCCGAGAACGGTCCCTTCGGGGACGTCGAAATCGACGCCGTCCAGCGCTCGTACGTCTCCGAAGGTCTTCACGAGACCTTCGGCGTGGATCGCACCTGGCACAGGGGATACCCCCATCTGCTGTCGGACGGCCCGCCGTCGGACGGACCGATTGCCCGTTCACGTGACTACTGTGCGAATCCTAGGTCGTTTCCGGCCATGCGCGTCGGATCGGCGGCCGGTGTCCGGTGCGGTGCGCCGCGAGACGGAGGACCGACCGGGTGCGGGGCGTGCGGGGCGAGGTGCCGTGCCGGGCACCGGCCGCCCGACGGGCATGGGGCCCGGCTCACTCCACGATGAGGTGGCCGGCGCCCCTGAGGACGGCGGCGACCTCCTCGCAGTGTTCCGGGCCCTTGGTCTCCAGGTGCAGCTCGACCTCCGCCTCGGTGAGGCCGAGACGCGGTTCGGTCCGCACGTGGCTGATGTCGAGCACGTTCGCGTCGGACCCGGACAGGGTGGCCAGCAGCGCGGCGAGCGCGCCGGGCCGGTCCACGATCCGCACCCGCAGGCTCAAATAGCGGCCGGCGGCGGCCAGTCCGTGGCGGAGGATGCGCTGCATGAGCAGCGGGTCCACGTTTCCGCCGGAGAGCACGGCGACGACGGGCCCCCGGAAGGACTTCGGGTCGCTGAGCAGCGCGGCGACCGGGCTGGCGCCCGCGGGTTCGACCACGAGCTTGGCCCGCTCCAGGCAGAGCAGCAGGGCACTGGAGAGCTCGTCCTCGGTGACCGTGCGGACCTCGTCCACCAGCTCCTGGATCAGGCGGAACGGTACGTCGCCCGGGCGGCCGACCTTGATGCCGTCGGCCATCGTCTGCGGCACCGCCTCCAGGGCGACGGGGTGCCCGGCGGCCAGTGAGGGCGGGTAGGCGGCGGCGCCGGCCGCCTGCACGCCGATGATCTTCACGTCCGGGCGGAGCGCCTTGACCGCGACGGCGATGCCGGCCGCCAGTCCGCCGCCGCCGATACCGACCACGATGGTGCGGACCTCGGGGCACTGTTCGAGGATCTCCAGGCCGACGGTGCCCTGGCCCGCGATGATGTCGGGGTGGTCGAAGGGGTGGATGAAGACCGCTCCGGCCCGCTCCGCGTACTCCTGGGCGGCGGCCAGCGTCTCGTCGACGACCTGACCGTGCAGCCGGACCTCGGCGCCGTACTCGCGGGTCGCCGCGACCTTGGGCAGGGGTGCGCCGACCGGCATGAAGACCGTGGAGCGTACGCCGAGCAGAGAAGAGGCGAGTGCGACACCCTGCGCATGGTTTCCGGCGCTCGCGGCGACGACTCCGCCCGCCCGTTCCTCCGGTGTCAGTCCGGCGATGCGCACGTAAGCGCCGCGCAGCTTGAAGGAGCCGGTGCGCTGGAGGTTCTCGCACTTGAACTGGACGGGGGCGCCGACGAGCTCCGACAGGTGGCGGCTGCCCTCCATCGCGGTCGCTCTGGCCACTCCGGACAGTATTTTCTGGGCGCCCCGGACGTCGTCGAGGATCAGCGACGGGAAAGGGGCGGACGTACGGAAGCTCATGACCGCCAGTCTCGCAGCTCGCCGCTCCACCGCCCTCCGAGTGCTCCGGGGAGGCCGTTGTCCCCAAGCCCTTCCCGCTCTCGGGGTACCCGGGATTACATACCCTGGACACAGTCGGCCGCATCGCCGCGTACTGTGTCCCCCACCCATCCGACACCGCACGAAGAGAGCTATTGGCCATGCCCCCTCAGGACATGACGAATGCTGCGTCTCCTTCCGGGGACGACGTCGCCCCTCCACAGGGGGCCGGCCCCGTCGTACTCGACACGCTCCAGCACCAGGTGGCGGTCTTCGCCCGGCGCGCGGAGCAGACCCGTCTCGGTGGTGTCGGCAAGGTCCGCAACTCGATGGACCGGGCCGCCTACCTGCTGCTCAACCGGCTCGACCGGGAGGGCCCTATGGGCGTCAAGGCGCTGGCCGCGGGGATGGGTATCGATTCCTCGACGGTGACCCGCCAGGTCGCCCCGCTCGTGGACACCGGGCTCGTCAAGCGGACCTCGCACCCGGAGGACGGCAGGGCCGTCGTGCTCCAGCTGTCGCCACGCGGCCAGGCCCGCCTGGACGAGGTGCGCGCCTCCCGCCGCGATCTGATGTCGCAGGTCACGGAGGGCTGGAGCGAGGAGGAGCGGGAGATCTTCTGCACCCTGCTGACCCGCTTCAACGACTCTCTGGCGGTTCGGCAGGCGGCTTATCAGTCGCAAGGGGACTAGTCCGCTTCCGCGAACTACCCTGGAAGTGCTGGCCCACGTGAAGGACGAGGAGGCCACCATGACCAGGAAAGTCGCCGACTGCCGGAAGTATCCGAGCGTGTCGGGCTGTTCGCTGACCATCTCCGGCGAAGAGGACGAGGTCGTCCGCGCGGCGACCGAGCACGCCGTCTCGGTCCATGACCATACGGACAGCCCCGAGTTGCGTGAACAGGTCAGGGCGTCCCTGGAGGACGAGAAGGTCGCCGTCTGAGAGCCTGCCGGGTTTTCCGCTTGGGGGCCGAGGGTGTCCGTGAGTGCGGTGCCGGGGAGCGTCCCCCGGCACCGTACCCACGCTGAGACGCCGGCACCGTACCCACGCTGAGACGCCGGCACCATACCCACGCTGAGACGCCGGCACCGTACCCACGCTGAGACGCCGGCACCTGTCCCCCGCACGGCGGTTCGGAGGTGACGGGAGTGCGATCCGTCAGCCGAGAGCCTGGGTGAGGTCGGCGAGCAGGTCGTCGCCGTTCTCGATGCCGACGGAGAGCCTCACCAGGTCGGCGGGCACCTCCAGCGGCGAGCCGGCGGCGGAGGCGTGCGTCATCCGCCCCGGGTGCTCCAGCAGCGACTCGACGCCGCCGAGCGATTCACCGAGCGTGAACAGTTCGGCACGGTTGCAGACGTCGACGGCCGCCTCCTCGCCGCCGCGCACGCGGAAGGAGACCATGCCGCCGAACGCCCGCATCTGCTTGGCGGCGACCTCGTGGCCCGGGTGCTCCGGCAGTCCGGGATAGAGGACCTGCGTCACCTCGGGGTGGCGGGTGAGCAGTTCGGCGATCCGTCCGGCGTTCTCGGTGTGCCGGTCCATGCGTACGGCGAGGGTCTTGATGCCGCGCAGCACGAGCCAGGCGTCGAACGGACCGGCGACCGCGCCCATCGCGTTCTGGTGGAACGCCAACTCCTCCGCGAGGCCCTCGTCGTCCACGATCAGCGCGCCGCCGACCACGTCGGAGTGGCCGCCCATGTACTTGGTGGTGGAGTGCACCACGATGTCCGCGCCCAGCGCCAACGGCTGCTGGAGGTAAGGGCTGGCGAAGGTGTTGTCCACGACCAGCCGGGCCCCGGCCTGGCGCGCGACGCCCGCCACGGCCGCGATGTCGGTGATGCCGAGCAGCGGGTTGGACGGGGTCTCGACCCAGACCACCTTGGTGCGCGGGGTGAGCGCGGCGCGGACCGCGGCCACGTCCGAGGTGTCGGCCACCGAGAACTCCACGCCCCAGCGCGACGCCACCTTGGCGAACAGCCGGAAGGTGCCGCCGTAGGCGTCGTTCGGGATCACCACGTGGTCACCGGGGGTGAGCAGCGTACGGAGCAGGCAGTCCTCGGCGGCGAGTCCGGAGGCGAAGGCCAGTCCGCGACGGCCGCCCTCCAGTGCCGCCAGGTTCTCCTCCAGGGCGGTACGCGTCGGATTGGCGCTGCGGCTGTACTCGTATCCGCCGCGCAGTCCGCCCACGCCGTCCTGCTTGTACGTGGACACCTGGTAGATGGGCGGAACGACGGCGCCGGTGAGCGGATCGGCGGTGTTTCCCGCGTGGATCGCGAGGGTCTCGAAGCTGTGCTGGTCGGTCATGAGGCCCGAGCGTAGTTCGTCGCGAGGGCCCGCACCGGACGCTCGGCCGTACGGGGACAATGGGTCCATGGAGATTCTGTGGTTGCTGCTCGTGCTCTGCATGATCACGGCGGTGCTCGTCCCGTTCCTCCGGGGCCGCCGGGGCGGCGGCGGCATTCGGCTCGCGTCGCCCGGGTCGCCGGACGCCGCCGACCCGGAGACGTACGGCTTCGTGCGCCAGGAGCTGCTGGACGTGCGACTGCCCGGCCCCGACCAGGACTTGGTCGACGTGCTCCACGTGGTGCAGGCCACCCAGGAGTGGCGCGCGGCGGCCCAGCTGCTGGCCGGCACGCCGAAGGAGGGCGAGGTCCGGTGGCAACGCGTACAAGCGTTCGCAGGGGCAGCTTCGCTCGAACTCGCCGCACGGCCGGGTGTGGGCGGTGCCTGGCTGCGCTCGTGGCGTGCCGAGGCACCCCAGGACCCGGGCGCTGCCGCGGTGCACGCGGAGTTCCTGGTGCAGCAGGCGTGGCGGTCCTCGGCCGTGGGCAGCGAGGACTTCCGGATCCTGCTGGAGGAGGCGCGTGACGTGGCCGCCGAGGCGGCGGCGCTCGCTCCCGGCGACCCCGTTCCGCACATCACCCGGCTGACCGTGGCGCGCGGACTGGGTTACACCCCCGAGGAGTTCGACCGGATCTGGGCGGAGCTCATCGACCGTGCTCCGGCGCACTTCGGCGCGCATCTGGCGGCGCTGCACTTCTGGTCCTCGAAGTGGCACGGCTCGCGCGAGCTGGCCGACCGGTTCGCCACCGCCGCCGCGGCGCGCGCCCCGCAGGGCTCGTTGCTCGCCGGACTGCCGCTGTTCTCGCTCTACGACAATCTGCCCGAGGTGAATCTGACGCCGAACTTCTACCGGAGCGCGGCGGTGACGAAGGCCGTCGAGGGCGCGCTGTACGCGGTCCACTCGGCGCGGCAGGACGATCCGATGCTCGCCCATGTCCGGCATCTGCTGGTGCTGTTCCTGGTCCGGATGGAGCGCTGGTCCGAGGCGATGCACCAGTTCGTCCACATCGACGGGTACATCGGGGCGCTGCCCTGGACCGAGGACCCCGACCCGGCCGCCGAGTACGCCATCTACCGCGCGCTCGCGGTGGCCGGCTACGAGGCCAACGGCGGCAGCCCGGCCCGGCTGCTGGGGTAGTGGCTGCCGCCCCGGTCGGGCGGGCCGACAGCCGTGGAGGGCGCGTGCGGAACGTTCGCACGCGCCCTCCGCGCATGCCCGGTACGCGTCGTTCGTGCACCGCCAGGTCTCCGGCAGGACACGATCCGTTTCCCCCTACAACCTTTTGACCTCGCACTCCGTCCTTCTTCTGTCGCGACCCGTCCCGTCCTGTCCGCTCGTCGACCATCCGATTCCCGTGGGGGGAACCATTCCGTGGGCGCAACCCTGCGCGCGCTGCGCGCCCTCGTCCTGCTCGCCGGCTTCTACGTCTTCGGGCTGCTGCTCCTCGCGGCGATCGTCGGCGCCGACGTGTCCATCGCCCTGATGGGACTGCGCGGCCCGGCGCTGCTGAAGCTGTACGTACTCTCGGTGGTCCTGGCGCTGCCGATCGTCCAGGGCTTCTTGATGCTCCGGACGCCGGAAGGTGAGGAACCCTCCGGGCTGGAGGTCTCCGAGGCCGACGAGCCGGAGCTCTGGCGTACGGTGCGTGAGCTCGCCGCCGCCGTGGAGACCCGGGCCCCGTCCCGGATCGTGCTCACCGGCGACGTCAACGCCGCCGTCTCGGAGCGATCCCGCTTCCTCGGTCTGCTGCCGGGCCCGCGCGCCCTCTACCTCGGCGTCCCGCTCGTCCAGGGACTCAGCGAGGCGCAGCTCCGCTCGGTGCTCGCCCACGAGTTCGGCCACTACTCGCACGCCGACACCCGGCTGGCCGGGATCACCGTCCGGGGCCGGGCCCAGGTGCTGCGTACCGTCTCGCGGTTCGAGGAGCGCGCCGAGAAGAAGGCCTCCCACGAGCGCGCGCGGCTGCAGGAGAAGTCCGACCGCGCCGTCGCCAAGGGCAAGAAGCCCAAGGAGGTCGATCCGGGCACGGCCGGGGTGTCGTACCGCGTGATGGCGAAGGTGTACGGCCTGTACGCCCGGTTCTACTTCTGGGCGACGCTCGCGGGCGCCCGCCGCCAGGAGTTCGCGGCGGACGCGGCGGCGGCCCGGATCACCGGGCGCGACGCCACCGTGTCGGCGCTGCGCGAGATCCCCGGGCTGAGCGCCGCCCACGACTTCTACCTCGACACGTACGCGACGCTCGGGCTGCCCGCGGATCTGCTGCCGCCGCGCGGCGAGGTGCTCGGGGGCTTCGGCCGGATGCTGGCGGCGCGCGAACTCGAACTCGCCTCGATGCGCGCCGAACTGCCGGACGAGACCGTCTCCCGCTACGACTCGCATCCGTCGATGCGCGAACGCGTACGCCGTGTCGAGGCGCTGGCCCCCGACGACCGCACCGACGAGCGCAAGGGTGCCGCGTCCGCGCTGCTGGCCGACCCGGACGGGACGTTGGCCGCGCTGGAGGACGTGGTGCTGGTGGGGAAGGTGCGCTCGTTGCCGCGGGCGACCGGCTGGCAGGAGCTGCTGGAGGCGTCCATGGAGGTGCGGCTGCGCTCGGTGGACTCCCCCGTGCACCGCGCCTTGGCCGCGTACACGGAGGAGCCGCCGACGCTCACCGCGCTGCTGAAGGTGATCGAGGGCGGCAGGCTCTGGAAGCTCGCGCGGCGGCTGCCGCTGTCGGAACAGGCCTCGGCCGCCGAGGGGCGTGTCTTCCGTGAGTTCGCGCGGCCCGCGCTGCTCGGCGGTGTGAAGGCGATGGTGCTCACGGAGCTCTCCGCCGACTCCCGGCTGACCTGGGAGTTCTCCTGGTCGGAATCGGCCGCGCCGCACATCGTGCCGCTACCGGACGGCACCCGGCCGGACGTCGAGGCCGCCGTCGCGGCGGCGGTGGCCGACATCCCCGAGACGACCGCGCTGCGCGCGCTGCTGACACCGGTCGCGGTCGCACCGCTGCCGGGGGAAACGGCCGCGCCGGCCGCACCCGCGCCAGAAGCCCCGGACGCCTTGGACGCCCCGGGCTCCCCGGATTCCGACCCGGTCGCGTGACCGCCCACCCGGGACCCGCGACATCCCATCACCGCACGGAACCACGGAGAAACACGAAGTGACCATAGTGCTCTGGGTCGTCCTGATCCCCCTCGTCCTCATCCTCCTGGCCATCGCGATCTTTTTCGGCAAGGCGATCTTCTCGGGAGCCCGTGAGGGCTGGCGCGAGGAAATGTCGAAGAACAACGCGAACGGCGACGCGTACGAGCTGCCCGAGGAGTGTGCGGCGCTCGGCCTGCTCCCCCGCGGCGAGCTGGACAAGAGCGCGCCGGGACCCCGGCCCGAGGCGCTGGCCGCCGCGCTCGCGGCGGTGGAGGCCGGGGACTGGAAGCCGGCCGCCGAGCTGATGCGCGGGACTGCCCGGGCGAAGGACTGGGAGCGCCGGGCGTACGACGTCGGAATCCTCTGCGGCAACGCCGCCGTCGACGACACCTGGCTGCTCGCCTGGGAGAGCGCCGTCCCCGACGATCCCGACGCGGCGGTGCTGCGCGCGTGGAGCACGGTGGGGCTGGCCGGAAAGCTTCGGGGCGCCCAGCGCGCCCAGAACACCACCTCCGAGCAGTTCGACGCCTTCCACCGGACCCTGGCCCGGGCCCGTGCCGAGATCGCCCGCGCGGCCGAGCTGAACCCCGAGGACCCCACCCCCTGCCTCAGCGAGATATCGGCGGCCCTGGGGCTCGGCTACCCGCACGCGGAGATGGACCGCATCTGGGCGGAGGTCGTCGCCCGTGCGCCGCACCACTACGCGGCCCACTGGTTCGC
The DNA window shown above is from Streptomyces sp. NBC_00247 and carries:
- a CDS encoding DUF1059 domain-containing protein, with protein sequence MTRKVADCRKYPSVSGCSLTISGEEDEVVRAATEHAVSVHDHTDSPELREQVRASLEDEKVAV
- a CDS encoding cystathionine gamma-synthase; protein product: MTDQHSFETLAIHAGNTADPLTGAVVPPIYQVSTYKQDGVGGLRGGYEYSRSANPTRTALEENLAALEGGRRGLAFASGLAAEDCLLRTLLTPGDHVVIPNDAYGGTFRLFAKVASRWGVEFSVADTSDVAAVRAALTPRTKVVWVETPSNPLLGITDIAAVAGVARQAGARLVVDNTFASPYLQQPLALGADIVVHSTTKYMGGHSDVVGGALIVDDEGLAEELAFHQNAMGAVAGPFDAWLVLRGIKTLAVRMDRHTENAGRIAELLTRHPEVTQVLYPGLPEHPGHEVAAKQMRAFGGMVSFRVRGGEEAAVDVCNRAELFTLGESLGGVESLLEHPGRMTHASAAGSPLEVPADLVRLSVGIENGDDLLADLTQALG
- the greA gene encoding transcription elongation factor GreA translates to MTQTSENVTWLTQEAYNQLKAELDYLSGPARTEISVKIAAAREEGDLRENGGYHAAKEEQGKMELRVRQLTQLLEHAKVGEAPADDGVVEPGMVVTIAFDGDPDDTVTFLLASREYASTEIETYSPQSPLGRGVNGKRTGDDAEYELPNGKKAAVKILSAKPYTG
- a CDS encoding MarR family winged helix-turn-helix transcriptional regulator, coding for MPPQDMTNAASPSGDDVAPPQGAGPVVLDTLQHQVAVFARRAEQTRLGGVGKVRNSMDRAAYLLLNRLDREGPMGVKALAAGMGIDSSTVTRQVAPLVDTGLVKRTSHPEDGRAVVLQLSPRGQARLDEVRASRRDLMSQVTEGWSEEEREIFCTLLTRFNDSLAVRQAAYQSQGD
- a CDS encoding ATP-binding cassette domain-containing protein produces the protein MPGAIHAEGLVKTFGDVRALDGVDFDVPEGTVLGLLGPNGAGKTTAVRVLTTLLRPDSGRAEVAGIDVLAKPNEVRRSIGLSGQFAAVDEYLTGRENLQMVARLYQMRAREAKSRATELLERFHLTDAADRTTKTYSGGMRRRLDLAAALVVRPPVMFMDEPTTGLDPRNRQQLWEVIEELVGGGTTLLLTTQYLEEADHLAHDICVIDHGRVIARGTSDQLKARTGGERVEVVVHRPEEIEPARDALARYGGGEVSVVRHMRKLTVPVTGGAKLLAEVIRDLDGRDVEIDDIGLRRPTLDDVFISLTGHAAETAAENGGNGEDGSGGGGGRDGSGRSGGGGGGSSATGDAKEDAR
- the ilvA gene encoding threonine ammonia-lyase; translation: MSFRTSAPFPSLILDDVRGAQKILSGVARATAMEGSRHLSELVGAPVQFKCENLQRTGSFKLRGAYVRIAGLTPEERAGGVVAASAGNHAQGVALASSLLGVRSTVFMPVGAPLPKVAATREYGAEVRLHGQVVDETLAAAQEYAERAGAVFIHPFDHPDIIAGQGTVGLEILEQCPEVRTIVVGIGGGGLAAGIAVAVKALRPDVKIIGVQAAGAAAYPPSLAAGHPVALEAVPQTMADGIKVGRPGDVPFRLIQELVDEVRTVTEDELSSALLLCLERAKLVVEPAGASPVAALLSDPKSFRGPVVAVLSGGNVDPLLMQRILRHGLAAAGRYLSLRVRIVDRPGALAALLATLSGSDANVLDISHVRTEPRLGLTEAEVELHLETKGPEHCEEVAAVLRGAGHLIVE
- a CDS encoding ABC transporter permease, which codes for MTTRPEEVRTTLAPRPSGGIVQSVGDSLVIAKRNLIRMTRIPEVVLFGLIQPIMFVVLFSYVFGGSMNVGGSTSPEVYRNFLMAGIFAQTVTFATAGAGAGIADDMHKGLIDRFRSLPMARGAVLTGRTIADLVQTTLTVLVLVVVALLVGWRIHNGVPKAIGAFGLLLLLGYAFSWIGALIGLSVRTPEAATSGGLIWLFPVTFISNAFVDSSQMASWLQPIADWNPFSATVQACRKLFGNPGVSPSDAWPMQHPVWASLIWSAVIIVVFRTLSVRKYRRAAS
- a CDS encoding M48 family metallopeptidase, whose amino-acid sequence is MGATLRALRALVLLAGFYVFGLLLLAAIVGADVSIALMGLRGPALLKLYVLSVVLALPIVQGFLMLRTPEGEEPSGLEVSEADEPELWRTVRELAAAVETRAPSRIVLTGDVNAAVSERSRFLGLLPGPRALYLGVPLVQGLSEAQLRSVLAHEFGHYSHADTRLAGITVRGRAQVLRTVSRFEERAEKKASHERARLQEKSDRAVAKGKKPKEVDPGTAGVSYRVMAKVYGLYARFYFWATLAGARRQEFAADAAAARITGRDATVSALREIPGLSAAHDFYLDTYATLGLPADLLPPRGEVLGGFGRMLAARELELASMRAELPDETVSRYDSHPSMRERVRRVEALAPDDRTDERKGAASALLADPDGTLAALEDVVLVGKVRSLPRATGWQELLEASMEVRLRSVDSPVHRALAAYTEEPPTLTALLKVIEGGRLWKLARRLPLSEQASAAEGRVFREFARPALLGGVKAMVLTELSADSRLTWEFSWSESAAPHIVPLPDGTRPDVEAAVAAAVADIPETTALRALLTPVAVAPLPGETAAPAAPAPEAPDALDAPGSPDSDPVA